Proteins encoded together in one Antennarius striatus isolate MH-2024 chromosome 13, ASM4005453v1, whole genome shotgun sequence window:
- the LOC137606051 gene encoding actin-binding protein WASF3-like isoform X1 has translation MPLVKRNIEPRHLCHGTVPDGIGNELECVTNNTLSAIIRQLSCLSKQAENVFGELFNEANTFYGRANSLQDRIDRLAIKVTQLDSSVEEVSLQDINMRKAFKSSTLQDQQVLSKDSIPNSVSEMHSSSDVPPPLSTLTAFREDSTDAMKFYSDPSYFFDLWKEKMLQDTEDKRKERRRQREQKRCMESATLQREVKKVRKARNRRQEWNVMALDKELRPDHRHPQTLRRGASSEGSFSPDGRPDLPDYPLPPVPTHAAYNYVSGNTHSSSPVEHEYHSIDVNYKRVAYATAETHATDRINGPRCPLVDYNSCSPLPGSGPPIPSAQTVFGFPLDTLPPAPHNGGGPGYPMTPVPPSGSGPRTLPPPPGPPPPLLPPPAVPSHPGGGKSETNPVRDARSDLLSAIRIGIQLRKVQEQQEQQNKQEPVGNDVATILSRRIAVEYSDSEDDSELDENEWSD, from the exons GTAAACaagcagaaaatgtttttggggAACTTTTTAATGAGGCCAATACCTTTTATGGACGTGCTAACTCTCTCCAGGACCGTATCGATCGCCTGGCCATCAAGGTCACACAGCTGGACTCCAGTGTGGAGGAAG TATCCCTCCAGGACATAAACATGAGGAAGGCGTTCAAAAGCTCTACTTTACAGGACCAGCAAGTTTTGTCTAAAGACAGCATCCCAAACTCGGTGTCTGAGATGCACAGCAGCAGCGACGTTCCTCCTCCCCTCAGCACTCTCACTGCCTTCAG agaGGATTCCACTGATGCTATGAAATTCTACTCAGACCCATCATACTTTTTTGATTTGTGGAAGGAGAAAATGCTTCAGGACACTGaggataaaagaaaagaaaggcgGAGGCAGAGA GAACAGAAGCGATGCATGGAAAGCGCCACCCTTCAGCGTGAGGTTAAGAAGGTGAGAAAGGCTCGGAACCGCAGGCAAGAGTGGAACGTGATGGCGTTGGATAAAGAGCTTCGCCCAGATCACCGACATCCACAGACTCTCCGGCGAGGGGCGTCATCCGAGGGTTCATTCTCCCCAGACGGCAG GCCTGACCTACCAGACTATCCCCTCCCACCGGTGCCTACCCACGCTGCTTATAATTATGTGTCAGGAAACACTCACTCTTCATCACCCGTGGAGCACGAATACCACAGCATTGATGTCAACTACAAGAGAGTGGCTTACGCCACAGCAGAGACTCACGCCACAGACAGAATCAATGGTCCCAGATGTCCACTTGTAGATTACAA CTCTTGCTCCCCGTTACCAGGTTCAGGCCCACCAATCCCATCAGCCCAGACAgtctttggttttcctctggATACCCTACCACCTGCACCGCATAATGGAGGGGGTCCAGGCTACCCAATGACCCCTGTGCCTCCTTCAGGTTCAGGACCACGCACACTGCCTCCTCCCCCAGGCCCCCCACCtccactcctccctcctccagctgtgCCCTCACACCCAGGAGGTGGCAAATCTGAAACCAATCCTGTCAGGGATGCCAGAAGTGACCTGCTGTCCGCCATCCGCATAG GGATCCAACTAAGGAAAGTCCaagagcagcaggagcagcagaacaAGCAGGAGCCAGTGGGGAATGACGTGGCCACCATCCTGTCTCGACGTATTGCAGTGGAGTACAGCGACTCTGAAGACGACTCTGAACTGGATGAAAATGAGTGGTCAGACTGA